The Prevotella sp. E9-3 genome has a window encoding:
- a CDS encoding stealth family protein yields MEKIDFVVTWLDSSDPEWQKLFESYRQNAKGDKSKARFRDMNFFNYWFRAVEKYAPWVNKVYLITNGKFPDWINRDNPRLVLVKHEDYMPKECLPTFNSCAIELHMHRIKGLSEHFVYFNDDILLNAPVSPDYFFRKGLPCDSNKETCFNVPIYTKKERFNTFMSLLADIGIVNAHFNRWHTVCQSPWRWFGPHLGLKGLIMSGILMKQHLFVGFSNYHTEQTYLKSTFEEVWEKVPEFLEASCSRFREEVIANPYLFRYWQLARNKFYPHKKRFATIHISSKDDISTIKDALFNPHIVSVCLNDTSFCSEEDFDIVTRHILDFFNQKLPEKSSFEI; encoded by the coding sequence ATGGAAAAAATAGATTTCGTTGTAACTTGGCTAGACTCGTCCGACCCTGAGTGGCAAAAGTTGTTTGAATCCTACAGGCAAAATGCCAAAGGAGACAAATCTAAGGCCCGTTTCAGAGACATGAATTTCTTCAATTATTGGTTCAGAGCAGTAGAGAAATATGCTCCATGGGTCAATAAAGTTTATCTGATAACCAACGGCAAATTTCCCGATTGGATAAACAGGGACAATCCAAGACTTGTTCTTGTCAAGCACGAAGACTACATGCCAAAAGAATGTCTTCCTACCTTCAATTCATGTGCTATAGAATTGCACATGCATCGGATTAAAGGACTTTCTGAGCATTTCGTTTATTTCAACGATGATATTCTCTTAAATGCTCCTGTATCTCCAGACTATTTTTTCAGGAAAGGACTTCCATGCGACTCCAACAAAGAGACCTGTTTTAATGTTCCTATTTATACGAAAAAGGAACGTTTCAACACCTTTATGTCCTTGCTTGCAGATATAGGCATCGTCAATGCCCATTTCAATCGTTGGCACACCGTATGTCAATCACCTTGGCGATGGTTTGGCCCTCATTTGGGACTGAAAGGACTTATCATGAGTGGAATACTTATGAAACAGCATCTTTTTGTAGGTTTCTCCAACTATCACACTGAACAGACCTATTTGAAATCAACTTTTGAAGAAGTATGGGAAAAGGTTCCGGAATTTCTGGAGGCCAGTTGCTCACGATTCAGAGAAGAGGTGATTGCCAATCCCTACTTGTTCAGATACTGGCAATTGGCACGAAACAAGTTCTATCCTCATAAGAAGAGATTTGCCACCATACACATTTCCAGTAAGGATGACATCAGCACCATTAAGGACGCTTTGTTTAATCCGCACATAGTGTCTGTATGCCTAAATGACACTTCTTTCTGTTCGGAAGAAGACTTCGATATAGTAACCCGTCATATACTAGACTTCTTTAACCAGAAATTGCCAGAGAAGTCTTCGTTTGAAATATAA
- a CDS encoding glycosyltransferase family 4 protein has product MKIAILTSGILPVPAVQGGAVENLIDYYLEYNNCHQLHDITVFSIWHPKVKHHPAQQSTVNHYSYIDTTNWFAKLKRKLHSRLYSNEYYNYFIEYYFEEAFKRIKKEHYDYILLENRPGYVCKLSKRGFTNLVLHLHNDLLNSQTPHAEEILKNLKKVITVSDYIKQRVATIPCSSFSPIVTTVYNGIDLNKFKRKSTLSVTRSELGLSDSDFVLAYSGRLNPEKGISQLIDAILLLKDQPQIKLMILGGTFFADATNENSFVRTLKEKSLPIKDRLIFTGFIPYGNIPDYLQLADAAVIPSIWAEPFGLTLIEAQAMGLPTIASKQGGIPELVNDDNAVIVATDHDYEKKLADAIMLLYQSSQLRADMALAAEKNAFHYNKERYASEFFGVLESLSK; this is encoded by the coding sequence ATGAAGATAGCAATCCTTACATCGGGCATTCTGCCTGTCCCTGCCGTACAAGGCGGAGCGGTCGAGAATCTGATTGACTACTATCTGGAGTATAATAACTGTCATCAGCTGCACGACATCACCGTGTTCAGTATTTGGCACCCAAAAGTTAAGCATCATCCTGCCCAACAGTCAACGGTCAATCACTATTCTTATATTGACACAACGAATTGGTTCGCCAAACTAAAGCGTAAACTTCATAGTAGGCTATATTCAAATGAGTATTACAATTACTTCATAGAATATTATTTCGAGGAAGCCTTTAAACGCATCAAGAAAGAGCATTACGACTATATACTGTTGGAGAATCGTCCAGGCTATGTATGCAAACTATCCAAACGAGGATTTACCAATCTTGTACTTCACCTGCACAATGATTTATTAAATAGTCAGACTCCTCACGCAGAGGAGATACTCAAGAATCTGAAAAAAGTCATTACGGTATCAGACTATATTAAACAAAGGGTCGCAACCATTCCCTGCTCAAGTTTCTCCCCAATAGTAACGACAGTGTATAATGGAATAGACCTGAACAAGTTCAAGAGGAAAAGCACGCTTTCGGTAACAAGAAGCGAACTTGGGCTTTCCGACTCCGATTTTGTTCTGGCATACAGTGGTCGTCTCAATCCAGAGAAAGGCATCTCTCAGCTCATTGATGCAATACTTTTATTGAAGGATCAGCCTCAAATAAAACTTATGATTCTTGGCGGAACTTTCTTCGCAGATGCTACCAATGAAAACAGTTTTGTTCGCACACTGAAGGAAAAATCACTACCCATCAAAGATCGATTGATATTCACAGGTTTTATTCCTTACGGCAATATACCCGACTATCTCCAATTGGCCGATGCTGCTGTAATCCCTTCAATATGGGCAGAGCCTTTTGGCCTTACCCTTATCGAGGCACAAGCCATGGGACTTCCCACCATCGCAAGCAAACAGGGTGGTATTCCCGAGCTCGTCAACGACGACAATGCCGTGATAGTTGCTACCGACCATGACTACGAGAAGAAACTGGCCGATGCCATCATGCTGTTATACCAGTCGTCACAACTGAGGGCCGACATGGCTTTAGCTGCTGAGAAGAACGCCTTCCACTACAACAAGGAGCGTTATGCCAGTGAATTCTTCGGGGTTTTAGAATCATTATCGAAATGA
- a CDS encoding glycosyltransferase: MLDLSIIIPVYQVERYIRPCVESIFRQGLDESRFEVIIVNDCTKDRSMAMIADIIQQHTNITVINHPENLSLSVARNTGIDAAKGKYLFMPDSDDLLIENSLPPVLEKALELEVDLAVAGFFPVNDKNIDSFKVTERQEFTFKEKIGEQLFLEDLNAYQCYVWRTLYRRDFILENQIRFIPGINYQDVPFTHECHLKAKRSIVTPWPIYIYRVDRPGAATTVFSVKKSRSYSIAIGSTWNLSKMPSLSTEARYKVEEDVYHSFCTMMFHTVYAIEKTSERIQILQILKKEAPDLNFKHGFFQKLTTFMYRYLPIHYLEAFYLYYQISYKKIPIIKSLRRYMITKKL, translated from the coding sequence ATGCTGGACCTTAGTATTATCATTCCAGTATATCAGGTAGAACGGTACATACGTCCTTGTGTTGAGAGTATTTTCAGACAAGGACTGGATGAGTCGCGCTTCGAGGTCATCATCGTGAATGACTGCACAAAAGACCGAAGTATGGCAATGATTGCCGACATCATTCAGCAACATACCAACATCACGGTCATCAACCATCCTGAGAATCTCAGTCTTTCAGTAGCTCGAAACACAGGTATTGATGCTGCGAAAGGTAAGTACCTGTTCATGCCAGATTCTGACGATTTACTCATTGAGAATTCTCTTCCTCCTGTATTGGAGAAAGCCCTTGAATTGGAGGTCGATTTGGCTGTAGCAGGTTTCTTCCCTGTCAACGACAAAAACATTGATTCTTTCAAAGTTACTGAACGGCAGGAATTTACGTTCAAAGAGAAAATTGGCGAACAACTTTTCTTGGAGGATTTGAATGCTTACCAATGCTATGTTTGGAGGACCTTGTACAGGAGAGATTTCATTTTAGAGAATCAAATCCGATTTATTCCTGGCATCAACTATCAGGACGTTCCTTTCACTCATGAATGCCATCTGAAAGCAAAAAGAAGCATTGTAACGCCTTGGCCCATATACATTTATCGAGTGGACAGGCCTGGAGCTGCGACAACAGTTTTTTCTGTAAAGAAGTCCAGAAGCTACAGTATTGCTATCGGGAGTACATGGAACCTGTCTAAAATGCCATCATTGTCAACAGAAGCTCGATATAAGGTAGAGGAAGATGTGTATCATTCTTTCTGCACCATGATGTTCCATACGGTGTATGCCATTGAAAAGACGTCAGAGCGCATACAGATACTCCAAATTTTGAAGAAAGAGGCTCCCGATTTGAATTTCAAGCATGGTTTCTTCCAGAAACTAACCACTTTCATGTACCGTTATCTGCCGATTCACTATCTTGAAGCATTCTATCTCTATTATCAAATATCCTATAAGAAAATTCCTATTATAAAAAGTTTAAGGAGATACATGATTACCAAAAAGCTATAG
- a CDS encoding glycosyltransferase family A protein, which produces MASWYDKYLTIYGKPFSEVPLSIVGDIRERLSRLQNSEPLVSVVVIAYNEEQRLASCLWSLSELETKYPIEILGVNNNSKDRTEEVYQSLGVPYFNEERQSPGYARQCGLEHARGKYHFFIDADTFYPSCYVDKMMSKLLKPGVSCVGTFWSFYPDENHSAFSLFCFELIRDTFLWVQHFKRPELNIRGMTFAFNADYARQCTIRTDIRRGEDGSLALSLKKFGRIAFLYHRKARPVTGYGTIGNQSMWRSFVDHVKVQMKGIGRIFHQTDHYEDSGDNLMKKK; this is translated from the coding sequence ATGGCAAGTTGGTACGATAAATATCTGACTATTTATGGGAAACCTTTCAGTGAGGTTCCTCTGTCAATTGTTGGCGACATACGTGAGCGATTGTCTCGCTTGCAGAATTCGGAACCTTTGGTTTCTGTCGTTGTTATAGCTTATAACGAGGAGCAGCGCTTGGCTTCATGCCTGTGGTCGCTTAGTGAGTTGGAAACAAAATATCCGATTGAGATATTAGGTGTGAACAATAATTCGAAGGATCGCACAGAAGAAGTGTATCAGTCGTTGGGAGTCCCGTATTTTAATGAAGAACGTCAAAGTCCTGGTTATGCCCGTCAGTGCGGATTGGAGCATGCTCGTGGAAAATATCACTTCTTTATTGATGCTGATACTTTCTATCCATCATGTTATGTGGACAAGATGATGTCAAAATTGCTAAAGCCGGGAGTTTCCTGCGTTGGTACTTTTTGGAGCTTTTATCCTGATGAGAATCATTCGGCTTTCAGCCTGTTCTGCTTTGAACTGATTCGTGATACTTTCCTCTGGGTACAGCATTTTAAACGTCCCGAATTAAATATCCGTGGCATGACTTTTGCCTTCAATGCCGATTATGCTCGCCAGTGTACTATACGTACGGATATTCGTAGGGGCGAAGATGGATCTTTGGCTCTGTCGTTAAAGAAATTTGGTAGAATAGCATTTCTCTATCATCGCAAAGCACGCCCTGTTACTGGTTATGGTACCATTGGTAACCAGTCAATGTGGCGCAGTTTCGTAGATCACGTAAAAGTGCAGATGAAGGGTATTGGTCGCATATTCCACCAAACAGACCATTATGAAGATTCAGGGGATAATCTGATGAAGAAGAAATAA
- a CDS encoding glycosyltransferase family 4 protein produces the protein MKIVYVTPALYMAGGVERVLTLKANYFAEHFGYDITIVLTEGKGKTLFYPLSPKVKVVNLDINFEELWTCSFAKKVFVYLRKQRVFRKQLTAELMRLRPDITISLLRREINFLSNIKDGSKKIGELHVNRANYRNFEKGDANFVKNLFAKFWMRNLVTKLKHLDRFVVLTEEDRQAWQELPNVCVIPDPLSFVPQKVSQLTEKRVIAVGRYAYQKGFDLLLKAWSLVEHRYPDWQLAIYGDGDRTPYEQQLKELNVDAARCHLNGKTKDIETEYQNSSLFVFSSRFEGFGMVLVEAMACGLPVVSFACPCGPKDIVSDGHDGLLVENGNVAALAEALSKMMADEKLRNSFSEQALKNVQRFRMEQIAERWKNLFEGVLDE, from the coding sequence ATGAAGATTGTTTATGTAACTCCGGCTCTATATATGGCAGGTGGCGTAGAGCGTGTACTTACGCTAAAGGCTAACTATTTTGCTGAGCATTTTGGTTATGATATCACGATAGTTCTGACTGAAGGCAAGGGAAAAACGTTGTTCTATCCATTATCACCAAAGGTGAAGGTGGTTAATCTGGATATTAATTTTGAAGAACTCTGGACTTGCTCGTTTGCAAAGAAAGTGTTTGTTTATTTGCGGAAACAGCGTGTTTTTAGGAAACAACTGACTGCTGAACTCATGCGCCTGCGACCTGATATCACTATTAGTTTGTTGAGGCGAGAAATAAACTTCTTGTCTAATATTAAAGACGGTAGCAAGAAAATAGGTGAGTTGCATGTGAATCGTGCCAACTATCGTAACTTTGAGAAAGGAGATGCTAATTTCGTAAAGAATCTTTTTGCAAAGTTCTGGATGAGAAACTTGGTCACTAAGTTGAAACACTTGGATCGCTTTGTTGTATTAACAGAAGAGGATCGACAGGCTTGGCAGGAGTTGCCCAATGTGTGTGTGATTCCTGATCCGTTATCGTTCGTTCCCCAAAAAGTGAGTCAGTTGACTGAGAAAAGAGTGATAGCCGTTGGTAGATATGCCTATCAGAAAGGGTTCGATTTATTGTTAAAGGCATGGTCGTTAGTAGAACATCGATATCCCGATTGGCAACTTGCTATTTATGGTGATGGTGACCGTACACCATACGAACAACAACTGAAAGAGTTGAATGTTGATGCAGCCCGATGCCACTTGAATGGGAAAACAAAGGATATAGAGACTGAGTATCAGAATAGTTCCTTGTTTGTGTTCAGTTCTCGTTTTGAGGGTTTTGGTATGGTACTTGTCGAAGCAATGGCATGTGGATTGCCGGTGGTCTCCTTTGCCTGCCCATGTGGCCCAAAGGATATTGTTAGCGATGGACATGACGGACTGCTTGTTGAAAATGGAAATGTTGCCGCTTTAGCTGAAGCACTATCAAAAATGATGGCCGACGAGAAACTGCGAAATTCATTCTCTGAGCAGGCATTAAAAAATGTCCAGCGGTTCAGGATGGAACAAATTGCTGAACGCTGGAAAAATCTTTTTGAGGGAGTCCTCGATGAATAA
- a CDS encoding glycosyltransferase family 2 protein, whose protein sequence is MKVSVILPVYNVGPYLEEALDSLCNQTLNDIEIIAVNDGSTDDSENILKKYASQDQRVRYYNQTNQGQSAARNNALQHAKGDYIYFMDSDDTIDSDALQRCYEYAEKTKADFIFFDGEIMQEKEAAPLAWNYHRTYLVNENIAYRGDELLNLMLDKQKHNCVVWLLFIRKVFLDGINLKFFNGIIHEDELFTVSLTLQSDNIYCLQQSLVKHRVRRSSTMGISYSQRNVNCYLTVIDELFRFQDSPLIRKYAYYTLSKVFYTAHLIPLKEKPAVFWRAIKSGYLKYIGWKSCLVFWLKQ, encoded by the coding sequence ATGAAAGTAAGCGTCATACTCCCTGTATATAACGTTGGGCCTTATCTGGAAGAAGCCTTGGACTCGTTGTGCAATCAAACGCTCAACGACATAGAGATTATTGCCGTCAACGATGGTTCTACGGATGACAGCGAAAATATTTTGAAGAAATATGCCTCGCAAGATCAAAGAGTCAGATATTATAACCAGACAAACCAAGGACAGTCGGCTGCAAGAAACAACGCTTTGCAACACGCCAAGGGAGATTATATCTACTTTATGGATTCTGACGACACCATAGATAGTGATGCTTTACAACGTTGTTACGAATATGCTGAAAAAACAAAAGCCGACTTCATATTCTTTGACGGCGAAATAATGCAGGAGAAAGAAGCCGCCCCACTTGCATGGAACTATCATCGCACATATTTAGTAAACGAAAACATAGCCTACAGAGGGGATGAGCTGCTTAATCTGATGCTTGACAAACAGAAGCATAATTGTGTAGTGTGGCTGCTATTCATTCGGAAGGTTTTTTTGGACGGCATCAATCTCAAATTCTTCAATGGTATCATTCATGAAGATGAACTATTCACTGTTTCACTCACTCTGCAGAGCGACAATATCTATTGCCTGCAACAGAGTCTTGTAAAGCATCGGGTGCGCCGTTCTTCAACAATGGGTATTAGCTATTCTCAGCGAAACGTCAACTGCTATCTCACTGTTATTGACGAACTGTTCCGTTTTCAGGATTCCCCTCTCATCAGAAAATATGCATACTACACTTTAAGTAAGGTGTTCTATACAGCCCATCTGATACCATTAAAAGAAAAGCCCGCCGTATTCTGGCGAGCTATTAAATCAGGCTATCTGAAATATATAGGATGGAAATCCTGTTTGGTATTCTGGCTGAAGCAGTAG
- a CDS encoding ATP-binding protein, translating into METTYKKRIADGLLQRKLAGKGAVLIEGAKWCGKTTTAEQIAQSVKYMTETGMVEQNVELARLNSKLILKGDIPRLIDEWQVAPQLWDSIRFESDHGPLGQFVLTGSSVPADMSHVIHSGTGRIGWLKMRPMSLWESQESTGEVSLAELFNAPVQIGGINEMDIEKIAFLTCRGGWPLAVDMEPEIALDQAFDYVESVEKRDIQKVDGVDRDPVRVHRLLRSLARNQGSQASFGTIKADLMANEADTLSEDTIASYCKALKQIFVVEDSEAWNPNLRSKSAIRTSDTRYFTDPSIATAALGVGPNDLINDLNTFGLLFETMAVRDLRVYAEALNGKVYHFRDRNGLECDAVVHLRDGRYGLVEVKLGGDKLIKEGVDALNLLTEKIDPEKMKMPSFKMILIGVGTYAYRREDGIYVVPIGCLKD; encoded by the coding sequence ATGGAAACGACGTATAAGAAGAGAATAGCAGATGGCCTGCTACAGCGTAAGCTAGCAGGCAAAGGGGCAGTACTCATTGAAGGGGCAAAGTGGTGCGGAAAGACTACCACGGCAGAACAGATTGCCCAAAGTGTGAAGTATATGACGGAAACGGGCATGGTGGAGCAGAACGTAGAATTGGCAAGGTTGAATTCCAAACTGATTCTGAAGGGTGATATTCCTAGGCTTATAGACGAATGGCAGGTTGCCCCCCAATTATGGGACAGCATTCGATTTGAATCTGATCATGGGCCGCTGGGGCAGTTTGTCTTGACGGGTTCGTCAGTTCCGGCTGATATGAGCCATGTGATACACTCAGGAACAGGACGTATCGGATGGTTAAAGATGCGTCCGATGAGTCTATGGGAATCACAGGAGTCAACGGGTGAAGTGTCTCTTGCTGAGTTGTTCAATGCACCGGTTCAGATTGGAGGTATCAACGAAATGGATATTGAGAAGATAGCTTTCCTTACCTGTCGTGGCGGATGGCCTCTTGCCGTTGACATGGAACCAGAGATTGCACTGGATCAGGCCTTTGACTATGTGGAATCAGTTGAAAAACGTGATATACAGAAAGTCGATGGCGTTGACCGTGATCCAGTGAGGGTACATCGGCTCTTACGTTCATTGGCAAGAAATCAAGGTAGCCAAGCATCTTTTGGTACCATTAAGGCAGACCTGATGGCAAATGAAGCTGACACCTTATCGGAAGATACTATTGCTTCGTATTGCAAGGCACTAAAACAAATCTTTGTTGTGGAGGATAGCGAGGCGTGGAATCCTAATTTGAGGAGTAAGTCTGCTATAAGAACGAGTGATACAAGATATTTTACTGATCCGTCTATCGCTACTGCAGCACTGGGCGTAGGCCCGAATGATTTGATAAATGATTTGAATACATTTGGACTACTGTTTGAAACGATGGCAGTGCGTGACCTTCGGGTGTATGCAGAGGCTTTGAACGGGAAGGTGTACCATTTCCGGGATAGAAATGGATTGGAGTGTGATGCGGTGGTACATCTGAGAGACGGACGATACGGTTTGGTTGAGGTTAAACTTGGCGGTGATAAACTGATAAAAGAGGGAGTAGACGCATTGAATTTGTTGACGGAAAAGATAGACCCCGAAAAGATGAAAATGCCTTCTTTTAAAATGATTCTGATTGGAGTTGGAACGTACGCTTATCGTCGCGAGGATGGCATTTATGTGGTTCCTATAGGATGTCTAAAGGACTAA
- a CDS encoding glycosyltransferase family 2 protein, producing MIWQVIHIIDIVLWLLIACSTFYVVLFSLASLLKRHKAAQQQHSETSPYHFLVVYPAYNEDTVIRHSVATFLQQDYPKELFQLVVVSDHMSEETNNWLKEQPLTLLQPVFKKSSKGKALQYTIQQLGAKDQEWRIVILDADNVVEPDFLSRLNLLCQQGYRAIQCHRTAKNADNDIAALDGLSEEINNTLFRKAHNNIGLSSALIGSGMCFEYEWFAQHVDQLQTAVEDRELESLLLIENIYIHYAEDIYVMDEKVCSGDNFQRQRLRWMTGQVQSLISMLPHLPQAIIHGNVNYIDKTIQQALIPRSLLLVIIPFISLLILFISPIWSIKWWALLASLILSISIAIPSKLRNKSLWGKLISFPKLVWRMAANVFQINHKDTSFIHTSHSKTNNE from the coding sequence ATGATCTGGCAGGTGATACATATCATAGACATCGTTCTTTGGCTACTCATAGCATGTTCCACATTCTATGTAGTTCTTTTCTCCCTTGCCTCATTACTAAAGCGACATAAAGCCGCTCAGCAGCAACATTCAGAGACAAGTCCCTACCATTTTCTCGTTGTCTATCCTGCCTACAACGAAGATACCGTTATCCGTCACTCAGTAGCCACTTTCCTACAGCAAGACTATCCCAAAGAACTATTCCAACTGGTGGTAGTCTCTGACCACATGAGCGAGGAAACCAACAATTGGCTTAAAGAGCAACCTCTTACCCTACTCCAACCTGTTTTCAAGAAAAGTTCTAAAGGCAAAGCCTTACAATATACCATCCAGCAATTGGGGGCTAAAGACCAAGAATGGCGCATCGTTATTCTCGATGCTGACAATGTTGTGGAACCCGATTTTCTGAGTCGTCTCAATCTTCTTTGTCAACAAGGCTATCGTGCCATTCAATGTCATCGAACAGCCAAAAATGCCGACAACGACATTGCTGCTCTTGACGGCCTGAGCGAGGAAATCAACAACACGCTATTCCGCAAGGCTCATAACAACATTGGACTATCATCGGCACTCATCGGTTCAGGCATGTGTTTTGAATATGAATGGTTTGCCCAGCATGTTGACCAACTTCAAACCGCAGTTGAAGACCGTGAACTGGAATCGTTGTTATTAATTGAAAACATCTATATCCATTATGCAGAAGACATCTATGTGATGGATGAGAAAGTCTGTTCAGGAGACAATTTCCAACGCCAACGCCTTCGTTGGATGACCGGTCAGGTGCAGTCACTCATCAGCATGCTGCCCCACCTACCCCAAGCCATCATTCATGGCAACGTCAATTATATTGACAAAACCATCCAACAAGCCCTTATTCCACGTAGTCTCCTATTGGTTATCATTCCCTTTATCAGCCTGCTCATCCTATTCATATCCCCTATATGGAGTATTAAATGGTGGGCATTATTAGCCAGTCTCATTCTATCAATAAGCATCGCCATTCCTTCAAAGCTACGAAACAAATCACTTTGGGGCAAACTGATTTCTTTCCCGAAATTGGTTTGGAGAATGGCAGCCAATGTCTTTCAAATAAACCATAAGGACACAAGTTTTATTCATACTTCACATTCCAAAACAAATAACGAATGA
- a CDS encoding lipopolysaccharide biosynthesis protein yields the protein MLFYILSLFLAFFSRKIFLDCLGAEFIGLTDMLGNIMRFLSVAELGIGTSIVFFLYKPLQENDHDKINEIVSMLAFLYRCIGFLIGGAGLLVSLFFPWWFNNLSTGLFLVYFAFYAFLGQSLVGYLFNYRQLLLSANQKQYVVHSYFQTIGLLQSLTQIVLAYYFKNLYLWVVVGFVYTIIGCILFNRRIDKEYPWLKIDMKAGKANLKRYPEVLKKTRQIFVQRINDFVLNRCDAIFIGSFVSVTQVAYYSNYMMLIYKLIFLVNILSDGLRAGVGNLIAEGNEKNIMKVFWELATVRFFILGGVIFSLIIGIQSFITYWLGVEYQLSMLIVYLIILHLFFYLQDAAVLIFIGGAGLYQDVWATWTSFFITLGITLLLAPHFGIIGILIGKMSSLFIINVFWKPYFLFSQGFKKRVWIFWRGMLPLYFIFGIFTVFAVIIKQQIIDVYADSFIMLVIIGAAVFIPLMLAYFLTLFICTRGMKYFVARKPVIYNHLSKLICQN from the coding sequence ATGTTATTTTACATTCTCTCCCTATTCTTGGCATTCTTTTCTCGAAAGATATTCCTTGACTGTCTGGGTGCTGAGTTCATCGGACTGACCGATATGCTGGGCAACATTATGAGATTCCTCAGTGTTGCCGAACTGGGTATCGGTACCAGCATCGTTTTCTTCTTATACAAACCTTTACAGGAAAACGATCATGACAAGATTAACGAGATAGTGTCCATGCTGGCCTTTCTCTACCGCTGCATTGGTTTCCTTATTGGAGGTGCAGGCCTGCTTGTCAGTCTATTCTTTCCATGGTGGTTTAACAATCTGAGTACGGGTCTATTCCTTGTCTATTTTGCTTTCTATGCATTTCTTGGACAATCGTTGGTGGGTTATCTTTTCAACTACCGTCAACTTCTTCTTTCTGCCAACCAGAAACAATATGTTGTCCATAGTTATTTTCAAACTATTGGTCTGCTTCAGAGCCTTACGCAGATTGTCTTAGCCTACTATTTCAAGAATCTCTATCTTTGGGTTGTTGTCGGCTTTGTCTATACCATCATCGGCTGTATTCTGTTCAATCGCCGTATCGATAAAGAATACCCCTGGTTAAAAATAGACATGAAAGCAGGTAAGGCAAACCTCAAACGCTATCCGGAAGTACTGAAAAAGACGCGCCAGATATTTGTACAACGCATTAATGATTTCGTGCTGAATCGCTGTGATGCTATCTTCATCGGTTCTTTTGTATCCGTAACCCAAGTTGCCTATTACAGCAATTATATGATGCTTATCTACAAGCTCATCTTTCTGGTAAACATTCTCTCCGATGGTTTGCGTGCAGGTGTTGGAAATCTGATTGCTGAAGGCAATGAGAAGAACATTATGAAAGTATTCTGGGAACTGGCTACCGTACGTTTCTTTATTTTGGGTGGTGTTATTTTCTCGTTAATCATTGGTATTCAGTCGTTCATCACCTATTGGCTGGGTGTGGAGTATCAGTTAAGTATGCTCATTGTCTATCTCATCATCCTCCACCTGTTCTTCTATTTGCAGGATGCTGCTGTACTCATATTCATTGGCGGAGCAGGACTTTATCAAGATGTTTGGGCCACATGGACTTCATTCTTTATTACGCTTGGTATCACCCTTCTCCTTGCCCCACATTTCGGCATCATCGGCATACTCATTGGCAAGATGAGCAGTCTGTTCATCATCAATGTATTCTGGAAGCCCTACTTCCTATTCTCACAAGGTTTCAAAAAAAGGGTATGGATATTCTGGCGCGGCATGCTGCCACTCTATTTTATCTTTGGCATCTTTACTGTTTTTGCTGTAATAATCAAACAGCAAATCATCGATGTATATGCAGATTCTTTCATTATGCTTGTTATCATAGGTGCAGCAGTATTCATTCCTTTGATGCTGGCCTATTTCCTCACCCTGTTTATCTGCACACGAGGCATGAAATATTTTGTGGCTCGCAAACCTGTTATTTATAATCATCTGTCAAAACTAATCTGTCAAAACTGA